The DNA window TGATGTTATGATTCCTTTATGCTTACCAACTCCTAAAAACCAATTTTCTTTATCTCTTATTTTCCAATTTTTCTCATCATGTTTTGAATAGGCTAAGATTCCACTGATACCATTAAAATTTTTTTTACTGGCAATAGTTGCTCCGTGATTCATAAAGTATTGATGGGATAATTGATCAGCTATACAGTAAACTGGATTACGCAAAATGTAACGAAGAGTAGATGGGTTGAAAAAATTTTCATTTCTTTTTATATTATTTTGTATAAGATAGGATTCAACTTTTGTAAAACTGCATAATTCAAGGTATTTAGTGTATATTTGTTTAACGATTTTAATTTCACTAGGGATAGGAATAAGTTTGTATAGTGTTCTCATTGAACCTTCATGGTTTACAACTTCTAATTGTTTACTTGTAAAGCCATAAGGGGTTTTTCCGCCTAGCCAGCGACCTGTTAAGGCTAATCTTTGCATATTATCTTTAATACGTTCAGCTATGGTTTCACGCTCTAACTGGGCAAAGACAGAAGAGATATACATCATTGCACGTCCCATTGGAGTGGATGTGTCGAATTGCTCTCGAATGGATACAAATTGTATATTGTTTTTTTGTAGCATTTCTATTGTTTTAGAAAAATCCAATACATTCCGAGTTATTCTATCTAGTCTATAACAGATTAATACATCAAAATTTTTATTCTTAGCAGCTTTAATCATTTTCTGATACTTTGGTCTATCTGTATTTCCTCCAGAAAAGCCTTCATCTTCATAAATAATAAAATCAGAAATATTAAAGTAATTGTTAGCATATTCTTTGCATAGATCAATTTGATTTTGTGTAGATTCTCCTGTACCTGTAAATTTTGACTTCCGTGAATAGATTGCTGCTCTCATAAAATCACCTTTTAGATAGGACTTTAGTTTATTTTATTAGATGAATTTCAAAAGTAGTACAGGAGTATAAAAATTTAGATTAACTTTTATACAACTATGAAATTTGATGTTGTAATACCCAAATAAGAAAAGTTGTAAAACTTAGTAATGAGACAATCCAAATATACAATAATATCTAGGAGAATGATAAAAAGGAGACATATTTATGAACGTTATTTTGCACATGCCAGATAGAGAGTATATATCTGAATTACTAACAGAGCAAATGTTTTATGTACTATGTAATAGAGTTGATGAATATGCAAAAGAAAATAATCTTAGTGAAAATGAAAAAGCGTTTGTTTATAAAAGATTATTAGAAGAAGTTAGAAAAGAAGAGAATTAGTAAGGGTAAACAAAAGATAAATTACAACAAATGTTCATAGAATTAGAATATTTAAGTAAATAAAGCAAACAATAATTAAAAACTATCGTGGAGGAATAAATAGTGAATAAAGAAGTCATTTCTGATAAGCAAGGTATAGTTCTTATGATCATGTTTTTAATAGGCACCTCTACAATAGTAGTAGCAGGATTAGAGGCAAAAAGAGATTTTTGGTTAGCTATTGTTATAGCAATATTTATGGCATTGCCTATGATATTTATATATGCTCGTTTGCATTATATTTTCTATGATAAAGATTTATTTGATATTTGTAAAATTTGCTTTGGAAAGTTTATAGGAAAGGGAATAGTTATATTATATACTTGGTACTTATTTCATTCCGTTACATTAGTTATACTAAACTTTGGTCTATTTGTTAATACAGTTGCTTTTATGGATACTCCTCAAATAATACCTATAATAAGTATTGCTATTTTATGTATTTGGGTAGTAAAAAAAGGTATGGAAGTGATGGGAAGATGGACTGAACTTATTTTGCTTGTATTTATTGGCCTTATATTTATTGCAATATTATTATTAATTCCCAATATGAATATTAATAATATACAACCTATTTTGTATAACGGGGTAAAACCAATTGCAAAAGGGGCTATTTCATCATTTTCATTTCCATTTGGTGAAACAGTAGTATTTACTATGTTTTTTTCTACTTTTAAAAAGAAAAAATCCTCTTATAAAATATATACCATAGGTTTATTGATAGGAGGAATCATATTATTGATTGTTTCTATAACTGATATTTTAGTTTTAGGAGCAAATACAGCTTCAAGTACATACTTTCCATCCTATAATACTATAACAAGGATCAGTATAGGGAGTTTATTACAAAGACTGGAGATTATAGTAGCTACTATATATGCATTTGGAGCATTTGTGAAAATAAGTATATATTTATTAGCTACTTGCAAAGGATTTACTAAAATATTTGAGTATACTGATTATCGATTTATAGTAATACCTGTCTCTTTGCTTATGATTAATTTATCTTATTTTGTACATGATAGCATAATGTATAATATGGAATGGACTTCGGAAATATGGCCATACTATGCCATTCCTTTTCAGGTGATTTTACCTATTATTATATGGATTACTGCTGAAATAAAAAAAAGCAGTGGGATTTTTACGAATAGAAATACATAGCATTATAGATTGCATTTGTAAACTTTTGTATTACTTCAGGTTCTTTTTCTATAAAGCTTTTCTTTGAACAATAGCAGGTATAAGGGATATATCCACCAGCTTCACCGATGGAAGCAACAATATGACCAGCCCCTGACTTTTCAAGCATTGAAGCCACTGGTTCAAATAATGTTACAAAATCTCCTTCTCCACCAGTAAAGGCACCTGCCATAACAGCAAATTGGATATCGGTACGTACATTTACATCCTTTTCTGGAAATACTTTATTTTGTTTTAGTACATATTCTAATGTCATTTCAGGCATGCCGCCTTTTCGTCCGCCAATGATCGTTTTGCCGGCTACATCTTTAAAAGTGAAGTTAGGCATAGGTTCTCTTGCCATTAAGAAAGAACCATCTCTTTGGGTAAGCTGAGCAAAGTTTACGGCATAATCATCTTTTCCTTTATTGAAAACATATACAGATGCTTCAGGACCCATAAAACCAATATCTACTTGATCAGATGAAAAGGATACCTTAACATAGGATTTTAATAAAAGGAATAGGGACAAAGTCATTTTTCATATGTATTAGTAGTAAATGTTGAAAGGAAGAATGCATATGAACGATTGGGTAGAAACTCCTTATGGGAAGAGGTATAAAGAGGACCATGGCACATCTGTAGCTTTTTTTAGGACAGCTCCAGATGAGCATGGCAATAGAATTTTGCCTGATGAAGTTGTAGATATTATTTTGGAAGAGCATATGAATTTAGATGAATGGATAGAGGGAGAATAAGTATAGAGTAGATTACAAAATAATCTAGTAGAAATTAGATCAAAGCAAAGTCCGCCATTAAACTGCCTATAATTTCACCAGATTGATTTTTTAGAGGGATAGCCATGCCTAAACAATAGTTGCTTGAATCCATAGATATGTAAGCTTCAGAAATATAATCTTTTCCAGCTATGGCTTGCTTAAAATATTCTCTATGACTGTAATTTCCATATATATCATCTTTAAAGTCTATTTTGTCATTCATACCTACAGCGATGGTATCTCCATTTAAGTTAAATAGATTAATGATTTCAAAATAGGTATGTTCCTTAATAATTTCATTAAGGAATTTTTCACAGGATGTTTTATCAAAGTTCCATAATATAGGATTTTGAGCTGCTTCTTTTAGACAATCCATGGCCTTGTTGATTGATTTTTGTGTAGTAGCATCTATTGTATAGTCTTTTACAAAAGAATATACAACATTTTTTATTTCTTCCGTCATGGTGTTTAATTGTTGAAGGGAAGTAAACATATCTTCAATAATGATGGATTGTTCATCTGTAGTAGCAGAAACTTCTTGCGCAAAACTGGTATTTTGTTGTGAAGCTGTAGAAACATTTTTCATGAAATCTTGTATATGAGAAATCACATGAACTTCTTCTATTGCTAAATGGTAAATATCTTCCACTGTAGTAAGGGTGGTTTTTGTGGATGTAATAATCATATCAAAATATTTTTTAGCATCATCTGCAATGGTAATATTTTTAATGACATTCTCAGAATCATTTTTGATTTCTTGTGCAATGGTTTTAATTTCATCTTGTAAGGTATGAATTAGGTTTTTTATTTCATTAGAAGATTTTGCAGACTGATCTGCTAGCTTTTTTACTTCATTGGCTACAACAGCAAATCCCTTACCCGCATCCCCAGCTCTTGCAGCTTCAATAGATGCGTTTAATGCTAATAAATTGGTATGTTCACTAATGGCATTAACAGAATCAGTAATACTATTGATTTGTTGTGTTTTTGCCTCTAGAGCATTAAATTTTTCGGTTAACTTTAAACTGTGATGTGAATTTTGTTGCATAATATCTAGCAATTTTTCAAATACGGCAATACTTTTATGAAGGGTATCATTTGTGGAGAGTGCTTGTTTTTTAGCATCTTCTGTTTTATTTGTAATAACATGAAAATCTTTATTGATTTTTTCCGTATAATGATGAGCTTTCATGACAGATTCTGCTTGAGATTCAAAATTCTTTGCAATTTCTGATATTACTTGTACATTTTGCTTTGCGCCATGATTAATATTTTCTGCATTCTGAGTGATTGTAAGAGCATACTTTTGTACATGGTCAACGGATGAATTTACATTTGCGATCAAGAATCTCATATTCTCTAGCAAGAGATTTAATAGATTCCCCATATTAGCCAAGAAACCCATTTCTTTTGTATGAAATTTTTTAGTAAAGTCTCCATTGGTTAAAGGATGAATTTTTTTAGTAGTAAATTTAATATTTCGTAAGATCAGAATATTAAATGTGAGTGATATGATTAATAAAACTGTTAATAATATTGTTAGTATAAGCATAGTAGTACCTCCTTAAGTCATATTAGTAACAAAATATATATTCTACAAATTTAGCCATATTCCTTTTATACTTTTTTAAATTTTATGAAAATTATAC is part of the Crassaminicella profunda genome and encodes:
- a CDS encoding methyl-accepting chemotaxis protein, which codes for MLILTILLTVLLIISLTFNILILRNIKFTTKKIHPLTNGDFTKKFHTKEMGFLANMGNLLNLLLENMRFLIANVNSSVDHVQKYALTITQNAENINHGAKQNVQVISEIAKNFESQAESVMKAHHYTEKINKDFHVITNKTEDAKKQALSTNDTLHKSIAVFEKLLDIMQQNSHHSLKLTEKFNALEAKTQQINSITDSVNAISEHTNLLALNASIEAARAGDAGKGFAVVANEVKKLADQSAKSSNEIKNLIHTLQDEIKTIAQEIKNDSENVIKNITIADDAKKYFDMIITSTKTTLTTVEDIYHLAIEEVHVISHIQDFMKNVSTASQQNTSFAQEVSATTDEQSIIIEDMFTSLQQLNTMTEEIKNVVYSFVKDYTIDATTQKSINKAMDCLKEAAQNPILWNFDKTSCEKFLNEIIKEHTYFEIINLFNLNGDTIAVGMNDKIDFKDDIYGNYSHREYFKQAIAGKDYISEAYISMDSSNYCLGMAIPLKNQSGEIIGSLMADFALI
- a CDS encoding GerAB/ArcD/ProY family transporter produces the protein MNKEVISDKQGIVLMIMFLIGTSTIVVAGLEAKRDFWLAIVIAIFMALPMIFIYARLHYIFYDKDLFDICKICFGKFIGKGIVILYTWYLFHSVTLVILNFGLFVNTVAFMDTPQIIPIISIAILCIWVVKKGMEVMGRWTELILLVFIGLIFIAILLLIPNMNINNIQPILYNGVKPIAKGAISSFSFPFGETVVFTMFFSTFKKKKSSYKIYTIGLLIGGIILLIVSITDILVLGANTASSTYFPSYNTITRISIGSLLQRLEIIVATIYAFGAFVKISIYLLATCKGFTKIFEYTDYRFIVIPVSLLMINLSYFVHDSIMYNMEWTSEIWPYYAIPFQVILPIIIWITAEIKKSSGIFTNRNT
- a CDS encoding recombinase family protein produces the protein MRAAIYSRKSKFTGTGESTQNQIDLCKEYANNYFNISDFIIYEDEGFSGGNTDRPKYQKMIKAAKNKNFDVLICYRLDRITRNVLDFSKTIEMLQKNNIQFVSIREQFDTSTPMGRAMMYISSVFAQLERETIAERIKDNMQRLALTGRWLGGKTPYGFTSKQLEVVNHEGSMRTLYKLIPIPSEIKIVKQIYTKYLELCSFTKVESYLIQNNIKRNENFFNPSTLRYILRNPVYCIADQLSHQYFMNHGATIASKKNFNGISGILAYSKHDEKNWKIRDKENWFLGVGKHKGIITSKNWIKVQNIIEKNQNKSIKNGTSTISLITPLLKCQCGETMKAASIQKDTEGNIKYYYYVCRRKERTNGSLCNIKNLNGSKTDKEVINQLKNIHNKNIILEGFLNKKLQTFDAHKKGQEAIKANIRNTIKKKKSSIDKLIITIIDSENAAASKYILAKINKIDTEIKDLEMELNRLNENEKNTLLKKLNPESMIDLLKEVNNIDSYNFKEKQQLIHKLIDKLVWDGQNLHLYLKN